The following proteins are encoded in a genomic region of Debaryomyces hansenii CBS767 chromosome G complete sequence:
- a CDS encoding DEHA2G08932p (weakly similar to uniprot|Q08157 Saccharomyces cerevisiae YOL019W) has translation MAFHLSFNSISFILMLVTVVFLILSCITSPVSSFGLGSTSSYNYGIFGYCQSSGSCSSSSYPYVLSKIDKSAGWLLAPSTRDTLAKVFIVCPIAAGISFICLVFILLSHFLSTGMIILTLVLNILSFIATAIICVIVIITFHPFVAWAGWILVGAAAASLISIALMIATLFHRRPNVDDDKDTEDVDLTKFDNDFNTAGGIRLTNSHDETSSLSKDYQFKVQRPAQQNVMGSSMSSSSVYESPQLAHDFTMQNKQSSASLNGGQGKKPYYDDAGVNLVNGPNTPIQTRQQMAPNVVPTIATPTMNDAPMSTVPQLPYPSNNSPLNKPAYNPTDLSVFEHHPVVEGHKPFTELADDGGMNQHQFHRSDEIDSDVDSDFTSVSQRAINPKYNPNQSEQPSYGQYPQSQHYQPQSQQNQTSMPPPNSQQQYYSPQPQFYPQGQAPSARAAPAPVQKRPTVSDNVLSNNPDFSLGLGGARRKGGYPNRSAGPRPLGNMPPGGRPVANRPPPNRYNQPQSSFPQQNARISDRPTASKDSPYGMI, from the coding sequence ATGGCGTTCCACTTGAGTTTTAACTCAATATCTTTCATTTTGATGTTAGTGACAGTCGTTTTTTTAATCTTGTCGTGTATCACGTCGCCGGTATCGTCGTTCGGTTTAGGTAGCACTTCAAGTTACAATTATGGGATATTTGGGTACTGCCAGAGCTCGGGATCATGTTCGAGTTCAAGTTATCCCTATGTACTCAGCAAGATTGATAAATCGGCTGGTTGGCTTTTGGCGCCTTCTACGAGAGATACATTGGCTAAGGTGTTCATAGTTTGTCCTATTGCTGCCggaatttcatttatttgcTTAGTGTTTATTTTGTTATCTCATTTTTTGTCGACAGGgatgattattttgacacttgttttgaatattttgagtTTTATTGCGACCGCTATAATTTGTGTTATAGTGATTATTACGTTCCATCCGTTCGTTGCGTGGGCTGGATGGATTCTTGTGGGTGCTGCTGCTGCAAGTTTGATTTCAATCGCGTTAATGATTGCAACATTATTCCACAGAAGACCAAATGTCGATGATGATAAGGATACTGAGGATGTTGATCTCACTAAATTTGACAATGACTTTAATACAGCTGGTGGAATCAGACTTACTAATTCTCATGATGAAACGAGCTCACTTAGTAAGGATTATCAATTCAAGGTCCAAAGACCAGCCCAACAAAATGTAATGGGATCCAGTATGAGTAGTTCTAGCGTTTATGAATCGCCTCAATTAGCACACGATTTTACCATGCAAAACAAACAATCTAGTGCATCACTTAACGGTGGTCAAGGTAAGAAACCATACTACGACGATGCTGGTGTTAATTTGGTAAACGGTCCAAATACCCCTATTCAAACTAGACAGCAGATGGCTCCAAATGTCGTACCAACAATTGCAACCCCAACCATGAATGACGCGCCTATGTCTACCGTCCCCCAATTGCCTTATCCTTCCAATAACTCGCCCTTGAACAAGCCGGCCTATAATCCAACTGACTTGAGTGTCTTTGAGCATCACCCAGTTGTTGAGGGACATAAACCTTTTACTGAACTTGCGGATGATGGCGGTATGAACCAACACCAGTTTCATAGATCTGATGAGATTGATTCAGACGTGGATTCAGACTTTACGAGTGTCTCGCAAAGGGCTATTAATCCGAAGTATAACCCTAATCAATCTGAGCAACCTTCCTATGGACAGTATCCACAACTGCAACATTATCAACCCCAATCTCAGCAAAATCAAACATCAATGCCACCACCAAATTCCCAACAACAATATTACTCTCCTCAACCACAATTTTATCCACAAGGTCAAGCACCAAGTGCTAGGGCTGCTCCTGCTCCTGTCCAAAAGAGGCCAACCGTGTCAGATAAtgttttatcaaataaccCGGATTTTTCGTTGGGCTTAGGAGGGGCTAGACGTAAGGGAGGTTATCCAAATAGATCTGCTGGTCCTAGACCTCTTGGGAATATGCCTCCTGGTGGAAGACCTGTAGCTAACAGGCCTCCTCCTAATAGGTATAATCAACCACAGCTGTCGTTCCCTCAACAAAACGCTAGAATCAGTGATAGGCCAACAGCTTCTAAAGACAGTCCGTATGGAATGATCTGA
- a CDS encoding DEHA2G08954p (similar to uniprot|Q08144 Saccharomyces cerevisiae YOL018C TLG2 member of the syntaxin family of t-SNAREs) — protein MFRDRTNLFLSYRRTVPRSISRNDRRFESLEEEEEGLIESRRSDRRQRYQDNNDSIEMKNLPPSIFDISREIDDNLLQIKGKTSELNSLYKKLLITNYNEKQAIENKIENLNYDITKKFESSYVLIKKFEFLQKNHGRLNLDYSNNEISIIESFKKNYALKIQESSLIFRNLQNNYIKFLKDDEDETDTLINDSNNDQFNLIENEEESRNIENYSKQILQQTQIHSSNSQFLQAREREISKLAMGILEISTIFKEMESMVIDQGSVLDRIDYNIANTAQDLKSSDKELIKAQGYQKRTTKCKLIFLLSLVVFALFIIVLVKPHGKTKVIEKPAPDSNPEDRPTINNPEDSKTGSKNVNAEGNSNADVDDSLYYKVI, from the coding sequence ATGTTTAGAGATAGAACAAACTTATTTTTGTCGTACCGTCGTACTGTTCCACGTAGTATTCTGCGAAATGACAGGCGGTTTGAATCTttagaggaagaagaagaaggtttGATTGAATCTAGAAGAAGTGATAGGAGGCAAAGATATCAAGATAACAATGACTCTATAGAAATGAAAAACTTACCGCCATCGATATTTGATATATCAAGAGAAATAGATGATAATTTGTTACAAATTAAAGGAAAAACTAGCGAGTTGAATTCGTTGTATAAAAAATTACTAATAACTAATTATAATGAGAAACaagcaattgaaaataagatCGAGAATTTAAACTATGATataacaaagaaatttgaaagcTCTTATGTGTTAATTAAGAAGTTTGAATTCTTACAGAAGAACCACGGCAGATTAAATTTAGATTATTCCAATAATGAGATATCAATCATTGAatcattcaagaagaattatgcATTGAAGATCCAGGAAAGTTCATTAATCTTCAgaaatttgcaaaataatTACATAAAGTTTTTGAAGGATGATGAGGACGAAACAGATACCTTGATAAATGACTCGAATAATGAccaatttaatttaattgagaatgaagaagagTCCcgaaatattgaaaattattctaAACAAATTCTCCAGCAAACTCAAATacattcatcaaattcacaGTTTCTTCAGGCTAGGGAACGAGAGATTTCAAAGCTCGCGATGGgaattttggaaatatcTACTATTTTCAAAGAGATGGAAAGCATGGTCATTGATCAGGGAAGTGTACTAGATAGAATTGATTATAATATAGCAAACACTGCACaagatttgaaaagttcggacaaagaattgataaaagCTCAAGGGTACCAAAAAAGAACAACAAAGTgcaaattaatatttttgttgtCTTTAGTTGTGTTTgcattattcattattgtcCTAGTGAAACCGCATGGTAAAACAAAAGTAATTGAGAAACCAGCTCCGGATAGTAACCCTGAAGATAGACCCACTATAAATAATCCTGAGGATTCAAAAACAGGATCAAAGAATGTAAATGCCGAAGGAAATTCAAATGCTGACGTGGACGATAGTCTATATTACAAGGTCATataa
- a CDS encoding DEHA2G08976p (similar to uniprot|Q02805 Saccharomyces cerevisiae YOR018W ROD1 Membrane protein) has translation MGKKQTSNFKQASLFDIRLKNLDHDILVLKGTEHDAASVLLAGKIALSVNEPLTVKRLSLRLYSTLRINSIDSMNSARGGSGKPYRFEKKLYEHSWDDMEINSYLSNMYENSNSTNPIGLSRSPNHSSTGLKNLGYSKRSKSSSNLTNSSFPSLTHSDSTSSLTSSKSNHILVQGNYEFPFSAVLPGDMPESVEGLRGASVVYKLEATIDRGKFHNKMVTKKHLRVLRTLTTDAVELSETVAVDNTWPKKVEYSLNVPSKAIAIGSNIPISFMLVPLLKGLRLGDIKIQLVEYSSCVGYLPPAHSEERVVVSKTISQPNENDPEFQMDKWEVDNYLKVPDSLSKCTQDCDIQNFIKVRHKLKFTIGLINPDNHVSELRASLPVQLFISPFVSIKAKYVDSDDDARSRDSGNENSNYDEELLFSSNNGSHTSLRSLNSSPNNENLNDNRLTSNPNSYTSFNGLMAPPVYEQHIYDKLWSDISPVESPINSGSSTPRYSNYLPNGNRDQGDARDQGDVRDQFSMSPLDSVQLNENLRALSLQRQLQEHGDDSTPNSAQTPGSSSRSRPVFNIGENNSQGDYFTRSRSPLSTSSPPASNIPLQSPGLTSPPIHLSRVNSESNLDSRALSRVPSYTQAMRSDANEDALSPAYEPPLPGSNINLSEVNRKVADSSSPTNNTSSKGRSILSRGSSNLNLKGLSSSSRGSSLNSSPSNSRNVSSSNLAALSSSPKNLSRTSSKKSIQNNGNNSGASSSSNTPVSSSPGLKAHDLPPHLLLNHNNSSTSITKPSSSASDRNAALLGSSYPKKTTSSLNINVPFLSKKSKDKK, from the coding sequence ATGGGTAAGAAGCAAACAAGCAATTTTAAACAAGCATCGTTGTTTGATATCAGACTAAAAAATCTTGACCACGATATATTGGTCTTGAAAGGTACTGAACATGATGCAGCCTCCGTATTATTGGCAGGGAAGATCGCTTTATCTGTTAACGAGCCGTTAACAGTGAAGAGGTTGTCTTTAAGGTTATATTCTACATTAAGAATAAATAGCATCGACTCGATGAATAGTGCTAGAGGTGGTCTGGGTAAGCCGTATAGGTTTGAAAAAAAGCTTTATGAGCATAGCTGGGATGATATGGAAATCAATCTGTACTTAAGCAATATGTATGAAAACTCGAATTCCACTAATCCAATAGGATTAAGCAGATCGCCAAACCATTCTAGCACGGggttgaagaatttgggatattcaaaaagatCGAAATCATCTAGCAACTTAACCAACTCAAGTTTTCCGTCATTGACCCATTCAGATTCAACTTCAAGTCTTACTAGCTCTAAATCCAACCATATATTGGTTCAGGGAAACTATGAATTTCCATTCAGTGCGGTGTTGCCCGGGGATATGCCCGAATCGGTTGAAGGCTTACGTGGTGCATCGGTTGTTTATAAATTAGAAGCTACAATTGATAGGGGTAAATTCCACAACAAAATGGTTACTAAAAAACACTTAAGGGTATTGAGAACTTTAACGACAGATGCCGTAGAGCTTTCTGAAACAGTGGCAGTTGACAATACGTGGCCCAAAAAAGTTGAATATTCATTGAATGTTCCATCCAAAGCTATTGCCATTGGATCCAACATTCCTATTAGTTTTATGCTCGTTCCTTTATTGAAAGGTTTACGGTTGGGTGACATTAAAATCCAGTTGGTTGAATATTCATCGTGCGTAGGATATTTACCTCCAGCACACTCAGAGGAAAGAGTAGTGGTATCGAAAACCATTTCTCAAccaaatgaaaatgatccTGAATTCCAGATGGACAAATGGGAAGTTGacaattatttaaaagTTCCTGATAGCTTATCCAAATGTACTCAAGATTGtgatattcaaaatttcatcaagGTTCGTCATAAATTGAAGTTTACTATTGGGTTAATTAATCCTGATAATCATGTCTCCGAGTTAAGGGCATCGTTGCCAGTTCAACTATTTATTTCACCTTTCGTGTCTATTAAAGCGAAATATGTTGATCTGGATGATGATGCACGTAGTCGTGACTCaggaaatgaaaattctAATTACGACGAAGAGTTACTATTCTCGTCGAATAATGGTAGTCATACTAGCTTAAGGTCATTGAACTCTTCTcctaataatgaaaatttaaatgacAATAGATTAACATCCAATCCAAATTCTTATACTTCATTCAATGGGTTGATGGCTCCCCCTGTGTATGAGCAGCATAtttatgataaattatGGTCTGATATCTCACCTGTTGAATCACCAATTAATTCAGGATCATCGACTCCAAGATACAGCAATTATCTTCCTAACGGAAATCGAGACCAGGGTGATGCACGAGACCAGGGTGATGTACGAGACCAATTTTCGATGTCTCCCTTGGACAGTGTTCAGTTAAATGAAAACTTAAGAGCATTGAGCCTTCAAAGACAACTTCAAGAGCATGGGGATGATTCGACCCCAAATTCAGCTCAAACTCCAGGAAGTTCTTCCAGAAGTAGACCAGTTTTTAACATAGGTGAAAATAATAGTCAAGGTGACTATTTTACTAGATCGAGGTCACCGTTAAGCACTTCTTCTCCACCAGCATCAAATATACCGCTTCAAAGCCCAGGCCTCACGTCTCCTCCAATTCATTTGTCTAGAGTAAATTCAGAATCGAATTTAGATTCGAGAGCTTTGTCTAGGGTACCATCTTATACCCAAGCAATGCGCTCAGATGCCAATGAAGATGCATTATCACCAGCGTATGAACCACCTTTACCAGGATCGAACATTAATCTATCTGAAGTGAATAGAAAAGTTGCAGATTCGAGCTCACCTACGAATAACACAAGTCTGAAGGGTAGACTGATTCTTTCTAGAGGTTCAAGTAACTTAAATTTGAAGGGATTATCCTCAAGCTCAAGGGGatcttcattgaattcGTCCCCTTCGAATTCTCGTAATGTCTCATCATCAAACCTTGCtgcattatcttcatctccaaaaaatttatctagAACTTCATCTAAGAAGAGTATCCAgaataatggtaataatAGCGGCgcttcatcatcatcaaatacaCCTGTTTCATCTTCGCCGGGCCTCAAAGCCCATGATTTACCTCCTCATCTATTACTTAACCATAATAACTCAAGCACAAGCATAACCAAACCATCCAGTAGTGCATCAGATAGGAATGCAGCTTTATTGGGGTCGAGTTACCCAAAGAAAACGACATCAAgtttaaatataaatgttCCTTTCTTGCTGAAGAAATCTAAGGACAAGAAGtga
- a CDS encoding DEHA2G08998p (some similarities with uniprot|P38285 Saccharomyces cerevisiae YBR158W AMN1 Involved in daughter cell separation and Chromosome STability), with the protein MNITPVSKNTTEPLACIENIDNHIYDYSPSNEEPKYLKRSKSESTTKLSRQLPRTPSNKYHARNKRRPYSTTPPISLNIPSSPFIHSEFSLNSSSSESSDLESLPDLSEDRDTPFSSPINRNPLTPNNSFFSFTKKNGPIECLLPKRTQISIFEIPEIVYKIVEFADIQNTAVPQEGTPIRRKPLSSNHALLIYGDKKQAELSLQDHYDEHNNDGMLFNCLQVNKLFNQVTTEIISQKFFFSDEMKLHSFLQNLKITQIKSKPSLFVFHKLFHAKQDIIELIKSHMDFSNLQWLEFYMCPKLLPTPEFLSCGTKIKKIVITGSKVIDDGFLSMVAKKCPNLEVLDIRACELISDSGIYQIAKRCTKLTTVNFGRKNKGNLITDSSICILIRNNPNLKTVGLAGCHITDKTLWDLAIRCSDHLQRLSLNNCPHITNQSIPLILHSNLFKNISVLELRFANQITNFKPIIEFKRRQEFRGISILIEVCESLCLMMREQELEMDKVISQRIFEDISYWANDNNDGDVPYQSFINSRRHK; encoded by the coding sequence ATGAACATTACACCAGTTTCAAAAAATACAACTGAACCTTTAGCTTgcattgaaaatattgataatcatatttatgattATAGTCCTTCTAACGAAGAACCTAAGTATTTGAAAAGGAGTAAGTCTGAATCTACAACTAAATTATCTAGGCAATTGCCAAGGACCCCgtcaaataaatatcatGCAAGAAACAAACGAAGACCTTATTCAACCACCCCACCAATAAGCTTGAACATACCATCAAGTCCGTTCATACACCTGgaattttctttgaattcatcTAGCTCTGAATCTTCTGATTTGGAATCATTGCCAGATTTGTCTGAGGATAGAGATACGCCATTTTCATCTCCCATAAACAGAAACCCATTAACtcctaataattctttcttttcatttacaaagaagaatggaCCAATAGAATGTTTACTACCAAAACGCACACAGATAAGTATCTTCGAAATTCCAGAAATTGTCTACAAGATAGTTGAATTTGCTGACATACAAAACACTGCTGTTCCTCAGGAGGGCACACCAATAAGAAGAAAGCCTCTATCAAGTAATCATGCTCTTTTAATTTACGGAGATAAAAAGCAAGCAGAATTATCACTACAAGATCATTACGATGAGCATAATAACGATGGAATGTTATTTAACTGTTTGCAAGTTAATAAGCTTTTTAATCAAGTTACAACCGAAATCATCAGCcaaaaattcttctttagtGATGAAATGAAACTTCATagttttcttcaaaatttaaaaataacccaaataaaatcaaaaccttcattatttgtgtTCCACAAATTGTTTCATGCTAAACAAGATATAATTGAGCTAATCAAGAGTCATATGGACTTCTCAAACTTACAATGGCTTGAGTTTTACATGTGCCCTAAACTTTTGCCGACTCCAGAATTTTTGCTGTGTGGTActaaaattaagaaaatagTTATCACTGGATCAAAGGTAATTGACGATGGATTTTTATCTATGGTAGCTAAAAAATGTCCGAACTTAGAAGTATTAGATATTCGTGCCTGTGAGTTAATTTCTGATTCTGGAATCTATCAGATAGCTAAACGGTGTACAAAATTAACCACTGTCAATTTCGGTAGAAAGAATAAAGGAAATTTAATTACTGATTCCAGCATTTGCATATTGATCCGTAACAATCCTAATTTGAAAACAGTAGGTTTAGCTGGATGTCATATTACGGACAAAACTTTATGGGACCTTGCTATCAGATGCAGTGATCATTTGCAAAGATTATCTTTGAACAATTGCCCTCACATAACTAACCAATCAATACCTTTGATCCTCCATAgcaatttattcaaaaacatATCCGTCTTAGAGTTACGTTTTGCTAACCAAATCACAAATTTCAaaccaataattgaattcaagaGAAGGCAAGAGTTCAGGGGCATCTCAATCTTGATTGAAGTATGCGAGAGCTTATGTTTGATGATGAGAGAGcaagaattagaaatgGACAAAGTAATTTCGCAAcgaatttttgaagatatatCGTATTGGGCAAACGACAATAACGATGGAGACGTACCATATCAACTGTTTATAAATTCGAGAAGACATAAGTAA
- a CDS encoding DEHA2G09020p (weakly similar to uniprot|P38277 Saccharomyces cerevisiae YBR138C) → MSSINLVNNSILATTRRENNKADNCILSNEDFSDRPFITQCKSSYPRRDNILQKQASFIQNSRNDNLKSLKHQPSKLDLIDDTKLTSLPLPPPPKMRSSVASYPGKDTEHSIRCSESVSTYNTDDEYDEGIEESEDPIILVEDYMTSETNVNTDEQKHINKRDSLAVFKDRIYQNEDRSSLSTISATSTIISKLTNPKTPFETRCTSNETLSKTKITRKEQDLEEIFGKIPGSDSLKYCDLCEKPLYEISSLIDNKIDSTLEHTTNETPSCKENARLYSEFVCWECVETYEEFFNELCANESDHCKSDFKETIDKNNATGSIRLFEIFHGINQKYNIQNSSGQSELHFSSYLIQKLSKLNSSADSIPMGAHSRSETFDWVKYLQYQLRWRWRIAGLIPNAFKSDSDQS, encoded by the coding sequence AtgtcttcaataaatctaGTTAATAATTCGATATTGGCAACGACTAGGCGggaaaataataaagcaGACAATTGCATACTATCCAATGAAGATTTTTCGGATAGACCATTTATAACTCAATGCAAATCATCATATCCCAGGAGAGACaatatattgcaaaaacAAGCATCATtcattcaaaattcaaGGAATGACAACTTAAAGTCATTGAAACATCAACCTTCGAAACTTGACCTCATAGACGATACAAAGTTGACATCACTTCCATTGCCACCCCCACCTAAAATGCGAAGTTCTGTGGCTTCATATCCCGGCAAAGATACTGAGCATAGCATTAGATGTTCAGAGTCAGTTTCAACGTATAACACAGATGATGAATACGATgaaggaattgaagaaagtgaaGACCCAATAATTTTAGTGGAAGATTACATGACTAGTGAAACTAATGTTAATACTGATGAGCAAAAACACATTAATAAAAGGGACTCCTTGGCTGTATTTAAGGATCGTATATATCAAAACGAAGACAGATCTAGCTTGTCTACGATATCTGCTACCTCAACCATAATCAGCAAGCTCACTAATCCCAAAACTCCTTTCGAAACGAGATGTACATCTAATGAAACCTTGTCGAAAACtaaaattacaagaaaagaacaagatcttgaagaaatttttggCAAGATACCTGGAAGTGATTCCTTAAAGTATTGTGATTTATGCGAAAAGCCATTATATGAAATAAGTTCCTTGatagataataaaattgattctaCTTTGGAGCATACCACAAACGAAACGCCGCTGTGCAAGGAAAATGCCCGTTTATATAGTGAATTTGTTTGCTGGGAGTGTGTCGAGACATAcgaagaatttttcaatgaattgTGTGCAAACGAATCGGATCACTGTAAAAGCGATTTTAAGGAAACCATTGACAAGAATAACGCAACAGGTTCCATAAGactatttgaaatatttcatggCATCAACCAGAAAtacaatattcaaaattccAGTGGACAGAGCGAACTACATTTTTCATCTTATTTAATACAAAAGTTGTCTAAATTGAATAGCAGTGCAGATTCAATACCGATGGGAGCCCATAGTCGGTCCGAAACATTTGATTGGgtgaaatatttacaatACCAATTACGATGGAGATGGCGAATAGCTGGCCTAATTCCAAACGCCTTCAAATCTGACTCAGATCAAAGTTAG
- a CDS encoding DEHA2G09042p (weakly similar to uniprot|Q9LQR2 Arabidopsis thaliana T4O12.27) — translation MKMAKIIQVNRLIIRQFSSNTSLQAFKSRNFDKALSLEEFMFRAKVKSTYRKLIRIIYRTHEREELLRYAKHEFTMSNQVSDLSQRRYLLNDGVNKINQMLAMMNLQGSKISND, via the coding sequence ATGAAAATGGCTAAAATAATACAGGTAAACAGGTTAATTATCCGTCAGTTTAGTAGTAATACTTCTTTGCAAGCATTTAAGTCCAGGAACTTTGATAAAGCTTTATCGTTGGAAGAATTTATGTTTCGGGCAAAAGTAAAATCTACATATCGAAAGCTAATCAGAATAATATATCGAACCcatgaaagagaagaacTCCTAAGGTATGCTAAACATGAATTCACAATGAGCAATCAAGTGTCTGATTTGTCACAAAGAAGATACCTTTTGAATGATGGGgtcaataaaattaatcaaatgTTAgcaatgatgaatttgcAAGGAAGTAAAATTTCTAACGACTAA